The following DNA comes from Granulicella sibirica.
GCTTGGTGTCGATGACATGGGCCACTTCGCCGCTGGTCGTGTTCAAGGTCTCGCCAGGCGCGGCGGAGACGGTAACCGTTTCAGTCGTTGTTCCAATTTCAAGATGGAAGTCTGACGATACGTGGGCGTCTGCCGTCACGGACAGCCCGGTCCTTTTCTCGCCCCGGAAGCCTTCTTTCGCAATCTCGATCGCATATTCACCGATGGGAAGATTGGTCTGGACGTAGAATCCACTTGCGTCGGAGATCAACGTCCGCACGGCTCGAGTTCCCAGGTTGGTGATCGTGATGGTGGCTCCGGGCACGGCTGCGCCGGATGCATCAGTTACGTTCCCTGCAATTTGCCCTAGCGACGTCTGGGCGTTGCCTACGGCGACACTGGCAGATAGTAGTGTGGCCGCAAGTGCTATATTTGTCATCCTTATGATCTGATTTCGCATGGCTCTCCTGGAGTTGAAGCAGCCTAAGCAGCCTGACAACGTTGTCATGTTAACTCTTTAGGCTGCGAAGGAACATATGCTCCTCGCGGGTTTGCTGTCAACGAGGAACCGATGAATTATCAAAACGTTTTGCAAATCCCAGATCCCGTCCAAGGGCGCGTGCTTGGTGAGCAGACTCACATACCTAGCCTCGTTGCGAAAAGCGGGCTGGCTTTGGCCGCAGAGGGTCATGTGCCAGAAGACGAGGCGGCGGCATTGCTTTCTGCTCAACACCTCAATTCTTACCGCCCGGTCGTCACCGCGACGTACACCGGCCAGAGCTATATCCTCCAAAGAAGTCAGAAGCGTACCGTCTGGTATCCGCGCCCAGCAGAACCGTCAGTGCATCCGATTCTCCGGCGACAATGCAACCCGCGTCGACGTGAAGCGCTCGTGCGCTCCGGGCTAAGGCAGGACCGGAGCCAGAGCCTTTCGCGTATGGCAAAATGGCTCCCGTTCGGCGTAATCTTGAAACGTTTCACGCGGTATGGGTGGGTTGTCTTTGCCTTAAGTTATCTGTATGCCTTACGATGAAGGTTTTTCTTGAACTTTATTGCCTTCGGAGATGCCTATGCGTTCGTGCCCCCGTCTTGCGGCCTTGTTGTTCCTCTGTGTGGCCTCGATTGCACACGCCGCCGAAACTGAAGTTCGGTATCTGTCCGGCGTGGGCAAAGACGATCCGGTAAAGTGGCAGTTCCTGTGCGATCACGGACCGAATGCAAACCAGTGGTCCGCCATCGGCGTGCCGTCCAATTGGGAGCTGCAGGGCTTCGGCATCTATACCTACGGCCGGGTCACACCGGCAGGAGGTTGGACCAAGGTTCACGGGGTCTATAAGCGCACCTTTACGACACCTGCTACGTGGCGGGACAAGGCCGTCATCCTGAACTTTGAAGGCGTGATGACCGATACGCATGTCACGGTCAATGGCCAATCCGCGGGTCCGCTCCATCAGGGCGGCTATTACGCCTTCCACTACGACATCACCAGCCTGCTCAAACCCGGCGGTCGGCCGAACGAGATCCAGGTCGACGTGGATGACGAATCCTCAGACGCCTCTGTCAATCGCGCCGAACGCCGTGGCGACTTCTGGAATTACGCCGGCATCTTCCGTCCGGTGTACCTGGAGGCCGTGCCGAAGACGTTCATTGAGCACCTGGCCGTCAACGCCACTGCGGCAGGCGTCCTGGAAGTCGATGCCAGGCTCGCCGACCGGCGCGCTGCGGAATCGTCCGGCGCAACGGTCAGTGTAGAAGCACAGGTGTTCGACCTGAGCGGCAAGCCGGTCGGAGAGCCGGTCACCCTTTCGAACGCAGCCTTCGGAGGCGTGGCACATCTTGCCGGAAAGATCTCTAATCCGCGACTGTGGACCGCTGAAACGCCCAATTTGTACCGGCTGGACGTGCGCCTTAAGGTAAACGGGGCCGTGGTTCACACGGTGCACCAGAAATTCGGTTTCCGCACCATCGAGGTCCGTCCCGGGAAGGGCCTGTTCGTCAACGGCAACCGCATCTTCCTGAAAGGTGTGGATCGCCATTCGTTCTGGCCCGATTCCGGCCGCACCCTCTCGGAAAAAATCTCCAGAGATGACGTCAACCTGATCAAAGAGTTGAACGGAAACGCGGTCCGTTCCAGCCACTATTCCCCGGACCGTCACTTCCTGGACGCCTGCGATGAACTTGGCCTCTATGTGCTGGACGAACTCACAGGCTGGCAGGCGAAGTACGACACCGGCGTCGGCAGGAAGCTGGTGAAGGAGCTGGTCGAGCATGACGTGAACCATCCCTCGATCCTCTTCTGGGACAACGGCAACGAAGGCGGTTTCAACTTCGATCTTGACGCCGACTACGCGAAGTACGATCCACAGGCGCGCTTAGTCCTGCATCCCTGGTCTGAGTTTCCCGTTGGCATCGCGGACACCAAGCACTATCCCACGTACCAGGGGCTGCAGCAGAAGCTCGCTGCCGATCCTGTCCTATTCCCCACGGAGATGCTGCACGGCCTATACGACGGCGGTGCAGGAGCTGGCATGCAGGATTACTGGGACGCCATTCTGAAGAGCAAGGCGGGCGCTGGCGGCTTCGTGTGGGCGCTTGTCGATGAAGACGTCAAGCGTGTGGACAAAGGCGGCATACTCGACTCTCAAGGCAACTATGCGCCTGATGGTATCGTCGGGCCGTACCGTGAGCATGAACCCAGCTTCAATACCATCAAGCAGCTCTGGTCACCCATCATCGTCGCGCCTCCTGACAGCGGGTCACATGCCTACACTGTGACCAACCGCTACAGCTTCCTGGATGCGGGCGGATGCACGTACGAGTGGCAGGCCATTGCGTTCCGCCGTCCCAGTGACGCACAGTCCGGGTCCATGGTGCTGACCTCTCGCATCGACCATGGCCGCTCACTGGCGCCCGGCGCCTCGGCAGCGTGGGATGGATGGGGACTCCCGGCATCCGCATCCGGACGCGGCAAAGCCAGGGCAGACGCCACCCGGCTCATCATCCGCGACGCGACCGGGCGGGTGATCCGGACCTATGTCTGGCCCGTCGAGAGCGCCGGAAGTGCACCGGACGCCACGGCGAAGCCCGGCGGCGGAGCGAAGCCTGCAGTAACGGAGACGCCGGAGGCATTCACCGCGAAGGCCGGCGATGTGTCCATCCAGATCGACAAGACCACCGGGCTGCTGGTGTCCGCCTCGTGGCAGGGACACACATACTCGCTGAAGAACGGGCCCCGCGTCGTTGCCATGGGACCGCGGCCGGTTCCGGTGCGCGGACAAACCACGCCTCCGCCGCAGCCAGCCACTGCGGAGCCCTCGAAGCTGGTATCTCTCACGCATGCCATGGAGGGCGACGATCTGGTCATCTCAGCGGCCTTCGACGGCCCCATGAAGATGCTGCGGTATCGTCTGAAGCCGAACGGTTGGCTCTCGCTTGACTACGTGTACGCCATGAGCGGCCCACACGAGTACTTCGGCATCGGCTTCGACTATCCTGAGGCCGAAGTGAAGGGCATGCGGTTCTTCGGACAGGGGCCGGATCCCGTCTACCAGAATCGCCTGGCCGGTGGAACTCTCGATGTCTGGCAAAGGTCCTACAACAACACCATGGTGGGCGACCCCGATGACCTGAAGCCGGGAGAACACTTTGACTACCCGGTGTTCAAGGGCTTCTACTCCGGCGTGCGTTGGGTGCAGTTCCACACCACTGAGGGCGAGATGACCGCTGCGGTGGAACAGCAGCCTGACTCGCCGGTCTACCTGCAGGTCTACGCGCCCAAAACGGCATCGGCCAAACTGCTTGGGCAGGTCGCCGTGCCGTTTCCGTCCACCGGACTTTCGTTCCTAAATGCCATTCCGGCTATCGGCAATAAGTTTGGCGGGCCGCAAACCATGGGACCCATGGGGCAGTCCGCCATCGCAACGGGTGAATACAACGGCCATATCAGCCTGTACTTCGGACAGTTGCCGAAACGGTAGCGTTTACCTGCTCGAATGAGCACAGTAGCGGGTGTTCTGCATTCAGACGCTTGAGTGCAGACGCCCAAAAAGGAGTTCCTGTCCGATGATTCCTGGTGCACCTCATCGCGATGCCTTGGCGCGGCCTTTCCGTTCGCTGCCCGCACGTCTCTGTCTCCTCCTAGTAGCGGCATGCGCCTGTTCGTCTGCGCAGGTGGATGTACTCACACAGCACAACGATGCTGCCAGAACGGGCGCGAACCTCCACGAAACGGCACTGACGCCGCGCAGTGTGAACCAGGTGGGCTTCGGCATGCTGTTCAAGCGCGCCCTGGATGACCAGCTGTACACCCAGCCACTGGTGGCGACCGGCATCCAGGCAGGCGGCGGCACACGGGACATCGTCTATGTTACGACCGTGAACAACAGCGTGTACGCCTTTGACGCAAACGACCCCGAAGCCGCCCCGCCACTGTGGCACGTGAACTTTGGCACGCCGGCAGACGTTCACAGCGCCGACTTCGGATGTCTGGACATCAACGGCAACATGGGCATCATCGGTACGCCCGTGATCGATAAGGCGGGCGGGATCCTCTATGTGGTCTCGCTCACGCGTGCAGGCGCGGCCGCCGGTTCGGGAACAGGGTACACACAGAGGCTGCACGCGCTGGACCTGGCCACCGGCGCGGATGTGCCGGGAAGCCCTGTTGTCATCAGCGCCCCTGCCTTCGATCCCCTCAGGCAGAATCAGCGTCCTGGCCTGATGCTGGCCAACGGCATGGTGTACGTGGGCTACGCCTCGCACTGCGACAAGGAGCCGTACCACGGCTTCCTGATGGCGTATGACACGAAGACGCTGACACAGGTGGGCGTCTTCAACACCTCGCCCACCGGATCGGAGGCCAGCATCTGGCAATCGGGGCAGCCGCCGTCAGTCGATCCCGAAGGAAACATCTTTGTCGTGACCGGTAACGGAAGCTGGGACGGCATTTCAAACTTCAGCGAGAGTTTTCTAAAGCTGTCGCCTCAGCTCAAGTTGCTGGACTGGTTCACACCGACGAATCACTTCGAGCTCGACAAGGGGGACACCGACCTCGACTCGTCCGGGGCGACGCTGATTCCGGGAACCCATCTCGTTCTGGGCGGCGGTAAAGAGGGCGTGCTGTACACGCTGGACACCCGCAACCTGGGTCACCTGGGCGATGAACATGCGTTGCAGCACTTCCGCGCCACCGCCTCACACCTGCATTCACTTGTGTACTGGAGCAGCGTCAAGAACGGGAACCTGCTCTATGTCTGGGGCCAACGGGACAAGGCCAAGGTCTACAAGCTGCAAGGCAACGCGGTCGCCGAAACGCCGTTGACCGAGAGAGACATCCCCAACGAAGGCCATCCAGGTGCAATGTTGTCGCTCTCGGCAAATGGTGACAAAGACGGAATCCTGTGGGCGGCAATCCACGCAACGGGAGATTCATGGCATGAGTCGCGTCCTGGTGTTCTTTATGCCTATGACGCCGACAACATACGCCACGAGCTATGGAACTCCTTGCAGACGCCAGCCCGGGACGACTGTGGCAGATACTCCAAGATGGCTCCGCCCACCGTCGCAAATGGGCGCGTATACCTGGCAAGCTTCGGCTCGGAGAACATCGGGACCGGTCAGTTCTGTGTCTATGGTCTGCTGCCACCCGCGGGTGCTGCATCGCTTGCTGCGCCGTCAGCGGTTACTGCAGCGGTCGCTGCAAAGCGCTTGATGCTTACCTGGGCTCCAGTGCAGGGTGCGCTTGTGTACCGTGTCCTGAGAAAGAGCACGCTCGACCCCAAGGCGAAGACTGTAGCGATGGGACTTACCAAGCCCTCCTATACAGAACCGGCGCCTGAGCGCGGGGAGTCGATGTCGTATTCGGTAGTTGCTGTGGCTGCGGATGGACGGGTCAGTCCCGTTTCCGGCTCCGCGACGATCGCTTCGCCCAAACGCAAAGAGATGGAGGATTAATCATGACGCTAGGAGTTCGTCTTCTCGCGTGCCTGTTGGTCGCATGGGGCACGTCCGTTGCACAAACACAGGGCAGCGCCCGTAGGTCCTCGCCGTTGCCCGGCAAGGGGCTGGCTGAACATGACTTCCTGTACGCCGGGGAATCGCACGAGCGCGCGCTCTTTCTGGTGCGGCAAGGGAAGGTCGTCTGGTCGTACGACGACCCTGCAGGCAAGGGCGAAGTCAGCGACGCAGTGAGGCTTTCCAACGGGAATGTTCTCTTCGCCCACCAGTTCGGCGTCACCGAGATCACTCCAGAAAAGAAGGTTGTCTGGAACTATGACACTCCGGCCGGTCATGAAGTCCACACCGCCATGCCTATCGGAAAGGACCGCGTCCTCTATATCCAGAACGGCAATCCGGCCGTGTTGCGGGTCGCAACATCGTCACAAATGTGACCGAGCACGAGGTCACGTTGCAGACGAAACATCCCGACAGCACGCATGGGCAATTTCGTCACGCCCGCCTCACGGAACAAGGCACGCTGATGGTGGCGCACATGGATTTGAACAAGGTCGTGGAATACGATTTCGACGGGAAAGAGCTCTGGTCCTTTCCGGCAGTCGTTCCATGGGGCGTCACGCCCCTGTCGAATGACAACGTTCTGATCACGGACCGGGAAGGCGTGCGCGAGGTGACGCGCCGCGGAGACATACCCTGGAGCTTCCGTCCGTCCGACACACCCGCTTACCCGTTTACCAGTCTGCAGCAGGCGTGGCGGCTGCCAAACGGCAACACTGTGATCAACAACTGGATCAACGAGTGGACCGAGACGCCGACAAACGAACCGGGTTCCGTGCAGGCCATTGAACTCACACCCACAAAGCAGGTGGTGTGGGTACTCCAGTCATGGAACCCGCCGGCGAACCTGGGACCAGCCACAACCATACAGTTTCTTGGCATCGGCCCGGCAGCGGAGGACGTTCACTTCGGGCCACTCCACTAGACGGATCGCTCAACGCAGCAGATATCAAGTGAAGAACTGACCCTGGCATGTAGCAGCGATCGCTACCAGGAGTGGACAGCGACCACTTCGGTGGAGATTGGGACCTGATTGATGACCGTGGTGTGCAACACGAGTTGCAAATTCCTCTTCTCCCATCCTCTTGGGAGAGATCCCGTAAGTGCGTTCATCTTCTCCGCGTCGCAGATAAAATTGGCTGCTGCCTGGTTGCTGTAGGTGTTGATACCGGCAATAAAAAGGGCAAAGCTGCCAGTGACCGAATTCGGGATCCGAGACACAATCACGTAGTCTTCGCCCTTTACCCCGTCGGTGCTATTGGATTGGACCCAGACAAGCTTGTGTTGCTGATGATCCACAATTCCACCCTGGTCCAGGCTGTAGCGAAAGCTATCGGTGAGTTCCAAAGTCCACATATTGCTGAACCCACCAATAAGGACCGTCGGCGACGCATGCAGGTCAGTGACGGTGAGATCGCTTCCGTAACGGAGGTCGTATTTCTTGCCCAGGCGGGTCAGTGTCGATGCCACCCGCGCAACAGCGGCCACGTCGCCAAGCCCAATCAGCGAATTATTGGAGACCAGAGAGCTCTGGTTGAGCAGCTTGCCATTCTGGATGTCAGCAATCAGCCCAGAGTTTGCGTTCGGAACACGATGTTCTGATTGGTAATTGCTGATGAACCCTGAGGAGAGGTAATAGGTATAGCTGCCACCGAAATACACGACCGCGTCTTTGGGGCTGCTGGTGAATGGGCTCCAGAAGCGATTGAAGGTGAGTTCCGCCCGCATGTGAATAATCTCGCGCTGTGAGAACCACGCAATCGCAAGCAGACCTGCCAGTAGCAGAGACCATCTCCATGCTGACCATCTGCCCGCCCGCAGGACCAATGGGGCCGGTCCCGCAAGAACCTCCGGCTCAGACGGATCCGGCAGAGCCACCGTGTCCATAGGGGGAAACTGGGGTTGCCATGCTACACCAGCGTCTTCGAGCGGGGAGGACAGGGAATCCGATCGGGATGGAAGCTCTATCGTCTCGAATGTAGCTCGATAGGAGCCATTGGGGATGTCGATGCGAATTCCGCTGCGCGGCTCGCCCTTTTGCATATAGTGCTGCGCTAAACGCTTACGTACCTCTGCAGCCCTGGAACGGACAACGGGATCGTTTCCTGTGTCGTAGTCGGGAGCTCTGCCAAAGACCTCCGATCCAATGACGCGCTCGCGAAGCATGTTTCCTTCACCGTTCAAGGTGTGCTTCACGATGTAGCGCAGCAGTGCCTGACACTGCTTGCTGGAGCTAAAGCTGTGGCCATGCAGAAGCTCTTCAAGGGCCTGTTCTGCAAGAATGGCGTCGATCTCGACAATCATGTACTGCATCTCCGAGACTTTCCAACGGGTGCGTTCGATGCAGAGCGAAAGCTCGCACTGCCGATTGGCGGCATGCAGAAGAGTACTGTACTCCCGAAAAAGAGTACAGCACCCTCCCGCAAATTATTGAAAAAGGAGGCTAAGCCAAGCCGCGAATGGGTGCAGCACCGTATTCGACCTAACGGTCCTCTCATCACGGGAGTTCTATTGGGCCGCAACTAAGGATCGGATCCGAACGTCGCGGACCGCATCATCTGCGCACGACGGATTCAAAACCGACACCAAACTACCGAGCACATGTGGTTCCCCAATTGGAAGGTGAGGTCCAAAATGAACGTCCAGCGCACATTGCTGCCGCTAGTCATCCTGTTGTCGACTGGCTTGGCGAGAGCTCAACAATTCACCGGGAGAGTGACCGACCCTACTGGAGCCGTCGTCCCGAAGGTGACCATTACTGCGCGCAACATCGATACCAATGTGAGTGCCAAGACACTGACAACGAACTCCGGCGACTACACCATCCCCTATCTCAAGGCCGGCAACTACACGGTGACCGCTGAGGCGAAGGGCTTCGAGCGTGAGTTGCACACGGGAATCAATCTGCAGGTCGAACAGACAGCAACAGTGAACTTTTCCCTGAAGATCGGGAGCATGACGGAAACCGTGACCGTTAACAGCGATCCGCTGATTGATTTCGGAAAGGCGGATGCGGGTGAGGTTGTGGAAAATACGCGCGTCACAGAGCTGCCTCTGAACGGCCGCGATCCGGGCATGCTGTCCATCCTGACGGCCGGCGTGACATGGAACCAGGGAAGTTTGCAGTATCAGCGCCCGTTTGATGACACGCAGGCCAACACGGCCATCAATGGCGGCGGCTCCGGTAATGTGGAACTGATGCTGGACGGAGTTTCCAACGAAGCGTCCTCAACGAACAATACCGGCAACGCACGCATTGCCTATGTGCCACCGGTGGACTCGGTTCAGGAGTTCAAGATCATCACCAATGCATACGACGCGCAGTTTGGACGCAACTCCGGCGGCGTGGAGGACGTGATCCTGAAGTCCGGCACGAACTTCATCCATGGCGACGTGTACGAATACGCCCGCCGGACCTTTCTGGATGCGAATACGTGGCAGAACGACTACAAGATCGCCACGGCGCTGCCCGGTTCCAGCGTGTCTCAGTTCTCCACCCAGAAACACAAGCTCGATCAGTACGGCTTTGAGCTTGACGGCCCCGTCGTGATCCCTAAGCTCTACAACGGGCGGGACAAGACGTTCTTCGCGATGCAGTATGAGAACTGGAACGAGATAGAGCCCAATACCATCACCGATTCTGTCCCGGATCCGGCCTGGCTAACCGGTGACTTTACCAACCTACGGTATTGGAACGGCTCGTCCTATGCTCCCATCAGCCTGCTTGACCCCATGAACATCACCCAGAACGCGAAGGGCACCTATGTGCGTGTTCCTTTCGGCCCGACCGACAGCATCAATCCGACACCTGCAGCGAACATCATTCCCGCTTCACGCATCAATCCGGTCGCGCAAAAGATACTCTCTTTCTACCCCAAGCCCAACACCGCAACGGCCCCGGGCACCAATCCCTTTGCCAACAACTACACAGTTGCGGCGCAGGATACGGACCGGTACCGCAACGCCCTCGCGAAACTGGACCAGAACCTATCGGCCAAAGACCGCTTGAGTTTCCACTATGGATACTGGGAACGGGTCGAGATTCGCAGTACGAACGGCTTCACCAACGATGCGGGTAATGGTCAGCTGCCCCATGGAGAACGCAGTCACACGTTCACGCTGGAAGAGACTCACACAGTAAGCCCCAACCTGTTGATCGACTTTCGAGCCAACGTATCCGTAAGAGCCGACTACTCCATTGGGGGCCCGCGCTTCGATCCAACGACCCTTGGCTGGTCTCCAGCCGATGTGGCCGCTATGGGAACCGCTGCCGCGTCCGAGTTTCCCTACATTTCCGTGAGTGAATTTGCCTCCCTGGGTACGAATAGCGATGGGCAAACGGTCAGCAATTCTCTCCTCCTGTTTCCCTCGGCGACCTGGGTCAAGAATAAACACTCGATGCATTTTGGACTCGACGCGCGCTTCCAGCAGTCGGCTGACAACATCGTCGGGGGCGGCAACAATCTTTGGGTGGATCGCACCTGGACCCAGACGAACTGTGGCAGTTGTGGCTCGTGGGACCCCGCCAGCGGCAATTCCATTGCGTCGTTGCTTCTGGGCAATCTGACGTCAGGCTCCAACACCATCAACACAAA
Coding sequences within:
- a CDS encoding glycoside hydrolase family 2 protein, which produces MRSCPRLAALLFLCVASIAHAAETEVRYLSGVGKDDPVKWQFLCDHGPNANQWSAIGVPSNWELQGFGIYTYGRVTPAGGWTKVHGVYKRTFTTPATWRDKAVILNFEGVMTDTHVTVNGQSAGPLHQGGYYAFHYDITSLLKPGGRPNEIQVDVDDESSDASVNRAERRGDFWNYAGIFRPVYLEAVPKTFIEHLAVNATAAGVLEVDARLADRRAAESSGATVSVEAQVFDLSGKPVGEPVTLSNAAFGGVAHLAGKISNPRLWTAETPNLYRLDVRLKVNGAVVHTVHQKFGFRTIEVRPGKGLFVNGNRIFLKGVDRHSFWPDSGRTLSEKISRDDVNLIKELNGNAVRSSHYSPDRHFLDACDELGLYVLDELTGWQAKYDTGVGRKLVKELVEHDVNHPSILFWDNGNEGGFNFDLDADYAKYDPQARLVLHPWSEFPVGIADTKHYPTYQGLQQKLAADPVLFPTEMLHGLYDGGAGAGMQDYWDAILKSKAGAGGFVWALVDEDVKRVDKGGILDSQGNYAPDGIVGPYREHEPSFNTIKQLWSPIIVAPPDSGSHAYTVTNRYSFLDAGGCTYEWQAIAFRRPSDAQSGSMVLTSRIDHGRSLAPGASAAWDGWGLPASASGRGKARADATRLIIRDATGRVIRTYVWPVESAGSAPDATAKPGGGAKPAVTETPEAFTAKAGDVSIQIDKTTGLLVSASWQGHTYSLKNGPRVVAMGPRPVPVRGQTTPPPQPATAEPSKLVSLTHAMEGDDLVISAAFDGPMKMLRYRLKPNGWLSLDYVYAMSGPHEYFGIGFDYPEAEVKGMRFFGQGPDPVYQNRLAGGTLDVWQRSYNNTMVGDPDDLKPGEHFDYPVFKGFYSGVRWVQFHTTEGEMTAAVEQQPDSPVYLQVYAPKTASAKLLGQVAVPFPSTGLSFLNAIPAIGNKFGGPQTMGPMGQSAIATGEYNGHISLYFGQLPKR
- a CDS encoding PQQ-binding-like beta-propeller repeat protein, whose product is MTLGVRLLACLLVAWGTSVAQTQGSARRSSPLPGKGLAEHDFLYAGESHERALFLVRQGKVVWSYDDPAGKGEVSDAVRLSNGNVLFAHQFGVTEITPEKKVVWNYDTPAGHEVHTAMPIGKDRVLYIQNGNPAVLRVATSSQM
- a CDS encoding TonB-dependent receptor; amino-acid sequence: MNVQRTLLPLVILLSTGLARAQQFTGRVTDPTGAVVPKVTITARNIDTNVSAKTLTTNSGDYTIPYLKAGNYTVTAEAKGFERELHTGINLQVEQTATVNFSLKIGSMTETVTVNSDPLIDFGKADAGEVVENTRVTELPLNGRDPGMLSILTAGVTWNQGSLQYQRPFDDTQANTAINGGGSGNVELMLDGVSNEASSTNNTGNARIAYVPPVDSVQEFKIITNAYDAQFGRNSGGVEDVILKSGTNFIHGDVYEYARRTFLDANTWQNDYKIATALPGSSVSQFSTQKHKLDQYGFELDGPVVIPKLYNGRDKTFFAMQYENWNEIEPNTITDSVPDPAWLTGDFTNLRYWNGSSYAPISLLDPMNITQNAKGTYVRVPFGPTDSINPTPAANIIPASRINPVAQKILSFYPKPNTATAPGTNPFANNYTVAAQDTDRYRNALAKLDQNLSAKDRLSFHYGYWERVEIRSTNGFTNDAGNGQLPHGERSHTFTLEETHTVSPNLLIDFRANVSVRADYSIGGPRFDPTTLGWSPADVAAMGTAAASEFPYISVSEFASLGTNSDGQTVSNSLLLFPSATWVKNKHSMHFGLDARFQQSADNIVGGGNNLWVDRTWTQTNCGSCGSWDPASGNSIASLLLGNLTSGSNTINTKTFWSAHYWAPFFQDDWKITKNLTLNLGVRWDFDPAQTERNNFGNYAFNTTAVNPISSQVSVPGYSQILGGITYLGVNGNPRAPFALRKYNIQPRVGFAYALNNRMVLRGGFGESYRSPQNAASSYGYNATTNYQASDPTHPGSTYPNLANPISHLYSSVVQPTGNSLGMLEQLGQNPFFLNPNYKIPSFWTYSLGIQQQLSKSDTISIAYVGSRLYNGDSSDNINHQSASAYAPCNPALGGRNEVCSNNNPQNTFLGVNGFQGSNYYDQTTINGLNFTRPFPEFGDITEYQLNDARTWYNSLQVTGAHKWNNSLTMHGTWTWSKQMDSGGFADTVYRVPSRSIDGNDRTNRVTLSGVYLLPVGRGRSFLGTANRIVDGVIGGWELGSLYVFQTGTPWGVPGGTNLLNSPYVRPHIQRDDGFIRLVAPCAEQYKEDNLGRYNLVNLPYDYDGTCTQANFLAVPSYGETTNTVYTGIRLPNVHQFDANLSKNFRLVERASLQIRLEAFNVLNHPLWSESPDSNTNDSTFGLIQKGPSGQSNLPRQVQLSAKVSW